Proteins from a genomic interval of Deltaproteobacteria bacterium:
- a CDS encoding NADP-dependent oxidoreductase: protein MKAVRIHEYGGDDVLRVEDVPEPTPGPDDVLVDVHAAAVNPVDWKIRSGSQRAVVRLRLPAILGMDVSGVVAAAGDRVTQFRAGDEVFASPHHRRQGGYAERVAIRAAECARKPANLTHVEAAALPLASLTAWGCLVDHGRVEPGQRVLIHAGAGGVGSVAIQLAKHLGAEVATTCSARNIDWVRSLGADRAIDYGAEDFAAVLAGEIDVAVDAVGGDVARRTVRAVRRGGRLVTIQTDLPAHVARFGPRLGVAVAAARLVGFAVRARVARGVRVSLVVRRPDGRRLARIAELCEAGALRPVVGAEFPLDDVAAAHRLSESGHARGKIVLRVR, encoded by the coding sequence CGTGCTCCGCGTCGAAGACGTCCCCGAGCCGACGCCGGGGCCGGACGACGTGCTCGTCGACGTGCACGCCGCCGCGGTCAACCCGGTCGACTGGAAGATCCGGAGCGGCAGTCAGCGCGCGGTCGTGCGCCTGCGGTTGCCGGCGATCCTCGGCATGGACGTGTCGGGCGTGGTCGCGGCGGCCGGCGATCGGGTGACCCAGTTTCGCGCCGGCGACGAGGTGTTCGCGTCGCCGCACCACCGCCGGCAGGGCGGCTACGCCGAGCGCGTCGCGATCCGCGCCGCCGAGTGCGCGCGCAAGCCGGCCAACCTCACCCATGTCGAGGCGGCGGCGCTGCCGCTGGCGTCGCTCACGGCGTGGGGATGCCTCGTGGACCACGGCCGGGTCGAGCCCGGCCAGCGCGTGCTGATCCACGCCGGCGCCGGCGGCGTCGGCAGCGTCGCCATCCAGCTCGCGAAACACCTCGGCGCGGAGGTCGCGACCACCTGCTCGGCGCGCAACATCGACTGGGTGCGGTCGCTCGGCGCGGACCGTGCGATCGACTACGGCGCCGAGGACTTCGCCGCCGTCCTCGCGGGCGAGATCGACGTCGCGGTCGACGCGGTCGGCGGTGACGTCGCGCGCCGCACCGTGCGCGCCGTGCGCCGCGGCGGCCGCCTCGTCACGATCCAGACCGATCTTCCCGCGCACGTCGCGCGGTTTGGCCCGCGGCTCGGTGTCGCGGTCGCTGCGGCGAGGCTCGTCGGCTTCGCCGTGCGCGCGCGCGTCGCGCGCGGCGTGCGCGTGTCGCTGGTCGTCCGGCGGCCCGACGGCCGGCGGCTCGCCCGCATCGCCGAGCTGTGCGAGGCCGGCGCGCTGCGCCCGGTCGTCGGCGCCGAGTTTCCGCTCGATGACGTGGCGGCCGCGCACCGGCTGAGCGAGTCCGGCCACGCGCGCGGCA